A single region of the Ictalurus punctatus breed USDA103 chromosome 26, Coco_2.0, whole genome shotgun sequence genome encodes:
- the LOC108258389 gene encoding helix-loop-helix protein 2 gives MMLSPDQTDPELPWSHSDAESVLSDMKAGCMSEEMNTDAEGKAKALAPQPLTREEKRRRRRATAKYRSAHATRERIRVEAFNVAFGELRKLLPTLPPDKKLSKIEILRLAICYISYLNHVLDV, from the coding sequence atgaTGCTGAGTCCAGACCAGACGGACCCGGAGCTGCCGTGGAGCCACTCGGACGCCGAAAGTGTATTAAGTGACATGAAGGCCGGCTGCATGTCCGAGGAGATGAACACGGACGCCGAGGGCAAAGCCAAAGCTCTCGCGCCGCAGCCGCTCACGCGCGAGGAAAAGCGACGGCGCAGGCGCGCGACGGCCAAGTACCGCTCGGCGCACGCGACTCGAGAGCGCATCCGCGTCGAGGCGTTCAACGTGGCTTTCGGCGAGCTGCGCAAGCTGCTTCCCACCCTTCCACCTGACAAGAAGCTCTCCAAGATCGAGATCCTCAGACTGGCTATTTGTTACATCTCCTATCTGAATCACGTGTTGGACGTTTAG